Sequence from the Paraburkholderia acidiphila genome:
TCGACAACGTATTCTGCGAGCCGTTCTGGTTCTGTGCAGCGCCCTTCGAAGCGGTGTGCCTCGCGAGATGCGAGCCCGGCCACGAAACGCCGGACGCGGACTCGGCCACGCCTTCGCGATCGAGCCATTCACGCGCCCAGTCGAAGGCGAAATTGCGCGCGGATTCGCGATCCTGGAACGGCGGCCCGATCAGGCCCGAGCGCTCGATGCGCTTGCCATCCTTGAGAATTTCCACGGCCCCGCGGAACATGCGGTTGCGCACGGGCTGAACGGTCAGGCTCATCGTATAGCCGCGCCATTCAGCCACCTGCACCACGCCGCCCGCCGGGTGTGCAACGCGATGTGACGCGTCGCGCGGCATCGCGCGAGTCGCAACAGGCTTGCTCACGCGCGAAGGCGAAAACGGTGCGAACGGCGCATCGGCCTGCGAACGCGTCGCACTCGCAACGGTCGTTGCGCTCGCGGCTGCTTTCGTTGCCGTCGTTGCCGTCATTGCGCCAGACACGACAGGCGCATCGATCGAAGCAGGCAAAGCCGGCTCGACGCCGGCCAGCTGACGCATCATGCTTTCCATGGGATCGGCCAGCGGTGCGTCGGCGAGCGCGGCGGGCGCCTGCCAGGCTTCGGGGCTCTTCCAGAACACGGCCGGCTGGCCGTCGTCCTCGGCGACTTCCTCGACGGCGACTGCAACGGGTTGCGTATCGGCCTGCGCAGGCTGGGGCACATAAACGAACTTGCGGCCGCGCTGCGAAAGCAGCTCGACCACTTCGATCAGCGTGCCGCTGCCGTGCCATTCCTCGAAACGACGGCGGCAGGTGGGCCCGGACGGATAACGCGCGGGCAGGCGCGACCACGACTCACCGGTGGTGAGAATCCAGAGGACGGCATTGGCCACGACGCGCGGCTCGGCGCGAGGGCGGCCGCGCCGGTTGAGTCTGATAGGAGGTTCATCTGACACGAGCGAGGACACCTGCATCCACTCGTCGTCGCTCAGTTCTTCGAAATTCATGCGTGTTCTCCACGCAGCCGGACCGGGGCTGCTGTGACGGAGCATCGGCTCGCGGATCTCGTTGCCCGCGTTGGCTCTAGCTCGGTTGCACCATATGCTTATATGACGTGTTCATTTGCGTCGCGACGCGCACTCTGGCAGTGCGTTCTTTCACTGTATTGACGCAATAAACGTGGTCTCACTCGTGCAAGGGAGAATTTGTGCAGGAAGCATACCACCTGAAACCAGCCGATGAGGAGGGCCGTAATAAGTGTTACGGTTAGAAACAATCTCCAGCTTGAATCGTCGGGAATATCGCCAGAAAAGGCCTGTAAACGTGGTGTTTTACAGCGTCGATACAGTTGTAACAGGTTCATTCGTTGCGTCGTCGTCGCGTGGTCCTTGCCCTACACGATTCCGAGGGCATGCATACCACTTGAGACACCCCCCGCTTCGGACACGCCTCGGACACCCCACTTCGCTGCTGCGCCGTTATCGTTGTGCCCGCAACAAATGACATGCCGATGAAATCATCCGATGCATCATGAAACGGTCACGGCGGGACCCATCGTGCCAGGCACGGGTTGCACCGCCGCTGACCGAACGCTCGTGCGGCGTCACGTAGCGAAGCCGCACAAACGAATCCGTCTATAGTAAGGACGCACTGAACCACCACGGAGATTCGTGTATGCAAACCTCTGTTCCGGGCGTCGCCACGCCGCGCATCCCCACGCCGCGCATCGCCACGGCGTTGATGGCCACCCTGACTCTGGCGCTGCTCGCCCCCTGGGGCGCCGCGCAGGCGCAACTCGGCAACCTGCTCAACCAGGGCGGCGCCGGCGGTGCCAATAGCGGCGGTTCGGCACAGGGTGCGCTGGGCAATCTGGGCGGCCTTGGCAGCTCGCTTTCCGCGCCCTCGCTCACCTCGAACAGTCTCGGCAATGTCACCGGCGTGCTGCAGTACTGCATCAAGAACAATTACCTGAATGCCGACGCCGCGAGCAACGTGAAGGACTCGCTGCTCAGCAAGCTGCCCGGCGGCGCCAACACGACGGATAGCGGCTACACCCAGGGCACGAGCGGCATCCTCACGGCCGGCAATGGGCAGAAGCTCGACCTCTCGGGCAGCGGCCTCAAGGAGCAGGCCACGAAGCAGGTCTGCGACAAGATCCTGAGCCAGGCGAAATCGATGCTCTAACGGCCCCCGAAACACGCATACGGATGTGCGCGGGCGCACGCCTCGCGCAATTTATGTGCCGTAAGCTTTGAACACGAACGAAGTCTGGGTGTCGAACAAAGTCATCCGGTCTTCTCTCGGCATTGCTGCTCGTAGCTATGACCAAGCGCCAAACTTCCGTGATATTCGCGTTCCCGGCTATTGCGCGGCGGGGCGCGCTTGGCGGCCTTGCCGCTTTTGCCGCCCTGATCGCGCCGCTGGTCGCGCATGCGCAATCCAGCACGCGCGACCAGCAGTTCGACTGCAAGTCCGATCCCCACACGTTCATTTCGACGCTGATCGACGATAAATCGATCGACCCCGAACCGAGCCGCGTCGAAGCGAATTCAGTCAACGCGTTCAGCCCCGTGCAGGGCACCCGCCTGAGCGCGTTTGGCTTTCCGATCTACGTGGTGCTCGGCTACGACCGCGACGACACGCTCTTCAAGCGCGGCGCGGGCAAGGAGATCAGCTCGCCGCTTTATGGCGTCGTCGTCTCCGCGCCCGCGGAGAAGGTGCGCTCGCGCGTGCGCGAAGCCAACAGCGACGCCACTGTGCAATCGGTCGTGCCCATGCTGCTCACGGCGATCGTGTGCGGCGGCTGAGCGCTCAGCCGCCGAAGAACGCCAATGCACCGAGACCCACGCCGACGATGGCCACGCCCACCGACGTATTGAGCAGCCAGCGGCGCCGCGTCAGCAGCGTGATTGCCGTGAGCGCGATCGAGATCTGAATGAGCGTCGTGGCCTGCGCCCAGCGATGATGGCCGTGCAGCACCTGCTCGCTTAGCGCATCGTCCTGCTCGACGATTTTCTCGAGCGCTTCCGCCTTGGCGCGGATCGGCTCTTTCTGCTGGCGATAGCGGTCGGCGTCGGCGGCAAAGCGCTTTTGCGCGGCGTCCGAATTCGGCGCGAGCGCGGAGAGTTGCGCGCCTAGTTCCGCCAGATTCTGCTTCTCGCCTTTCGCCTGATAGTAGGCCCATTGATTCGCGGCTTCGGTCTTGCGAATCGCCGCTTCGTTCTTGTAATAGAGCGCCTGGTTCTCGCTGTTGCCGCTCTGGTAGGCAAAGATCGCTCCAATGGACGCGAGGATCGCCGTCATCACCGCCATGCGGCCCGGGAACGCGTCGCCCTCTCCGTGCCCGCCATGGCCCGCCGCGGCGTGTTCGACCGCGTGGTCGTGCGGCCCATGCACTTCGTACTCTTCAGACATCCAAAGACTCTCCGCTTTATCTGACTTTCACCGATTCGTCGTCCTGCCGCCGTTCGTTCTCGCGGCTCCCGCGACGGCACGCGCCGCCTTTTCCCCGTGCGACGCGCCCCTTATGGGACGCTCAATTATCGTGAGCGCGGCGCGCTTGTCCAGTACCCGAAATGCATCGGATGTAACGAAACCCGAAATGTCTTCCGACGAAAGCAAATCGTAGGCTTTATCGTCTATTCATTCAGAACAGGTACCCCGGGATGTTGCAGCGCATCCCCTCCCGCCTGCCGTTTGCAAACGTGGATTGACGCCTCAGTTTGTCCCCTCGCGCCGCTGGCGTCGTTGCAGTGCCACATGGCCCTCTATGCGACGCCGCAAGGCATGCCCTGAGGCCTTCTGCCGTTAATAAATTCCAGCCTGGAGACCGTCATGGGGCCCACTGCGGCCGCACACGCTGCGGCTATCGATACCGTTGCGCACAGCGCGCGCGTGAGGCATTGCGCGCCCGATGAAACCAGCGGCCTGATCGACGCGATCTACGACGCCGGGTTCGACGCGCAACGCTGGCCGGCTGTCTGTGCGCGCATTGCGCAGCGCATCGGCGCGCAACACGTCAATCTCACGATGCTGCCGCCCGAAAGCACGTTCTCGCTCGCCGAATGGGACGGCATCGACGCCTCGTTCGCCCATTCGTACGCGCAGCACTATGGCGGCTTCGATCCGATCGTGCCGCAGGCGCGCCGCTGGGCCGCCGGCACGCTCGTCACCGACACGATGATCCACCCGCAGGGAAGTCTGGAGCGCAGCGCCTTCGTGCAGGAGTGGGTGCGCCCGCAGCGCTTCTATACGGTGGCCTTCGCGAACGTACTGCGCGAAGGCGACATGGCCGCCGTGCTCGGCGCGCTGCGCCACGAAAAGCGCTTCTATAGCGAAGACGAGCTGGACGCCCTGCGCGACCTGCTGCCGCATCTGCGCAATGCATTGCGCGTGCAGCGGCACACCGCCCGTACCCTCGCCGCTTACGACAAAAGCGCGGACGCTCCCACGGACGCACTCGACGCGCTCGCGCACGGCGTCCTGATCGTCGACGCCGATGCCCACATCGTGTTCGCGAACCGCGCCGCCACGGCGCAACTCGCGCGCGCAAACGGACTGCGCACGGAGCACGCCGCGCTCAGCGCCGGCACGGCCGCCGCCACGCAGCAGTTGCGCGCGCTGATTGCGCGCGCAGCCGGACGCGACGCACGCGGCCGCACGGGCGGCGCGATGCTGATCGCCCGCCAGCGACCCGACGAACCACTCCAGGCGCTCGTATCGCCGCTAGGCGCGCATCGTCGCGCCGACTACTGCGCGCAGGCTGAGCGCGCCGGCACGGCCATGCTGATCGTGATCGATCCGCAGTCGTCGCGGCGCGGCGTGGAAACGCGCCTCGTCGCGCTGTTCGGCCTCACGCCCGCGGAAGCGCGCGTGGCCTGCGAAGTCGGCAAGGGCCTCAACCCGAAAGACGTGGCCGAGGCGCTGCAAGTTCTGCCCTCGACCGTGCGCACGCATCTGCATCACGTGTTCGCGAAAACAACCACGCGCCGCCAGGCCGAGCTCATGCGCTTGATCGCGCAGCTTGCGATTGCGCGCGGCGATTGAGTCATGTTCCGGGTGCCATAAAAGAAACGGCCCGCGCAACACACGTTCGATGAACGCGGATTGCGCGGGCCGCAGCGCGGCACGACTTCAGGCGATCAACCGCCCAGATAGGCGCGTTTGATATTGTCGTTGGCGAGCAGATTGTCCGCGCTATCGGCCAGCACCACGCGCCCCGTCTCCAGCACATAGCCGCGATCGGCCACATGCAGCGCCTTGTTCGCGTTCTGCTCGACGAGGAACACTGTCACGCCTTCCTCGCGGATCGTGCGGATGATGTCGAAAATCTGCGCGATCACGAGCGGCGCGAGACCGAGCGTGGGCTCGTCGAGCAGCAGCAAACGCGGCTTGCTCATGAGCGCACGGCCGATGGCGAGCATCTGCTGCTCGCCGCCCGACATCGTGCCCGCACGCTGCTTCGCACGCTGGTTCAAACGCGGAAACAGCTTGAACACGTGCTCGATGCCCGCATCGATCTCGTGCTGCGAGGCGAAGAATCCGCCCATCTGCAGGTTTTCGAGCACCGTGAGGCTCGGGAACACGCGGCGGCCTTCCGGCGAGATCGCCATGCCTTTGCGCATGATCTCGTGCGTGGGCATGCGCGTGATGTCCTCGCCTTCGAACGTCACCTTCCCTGCCGATGCGCGCGGCGTGCCGCACACGGTCATCATGAGCGTGGTCTTGCCGGCGCCGTTGCTGCCGATCAGCGTGACGATCTCGCCCTTGTTCACTTCGATCGACACGCCCGCCAGCGCTTCCACCGCGCCATAGTGGGTATGGACCTTTTCCAGCTTCAGCATCAGTCCTCTCCGAGATAGGCCTTGATCACGCGCGGGTCGTTGCGCACTTCATCGGGCTTGCCGATCATGATCGGCTTGCCGTGCTCCATCACCAGAATGCGGTCCGACACGCCCATCACGAGACTCATATCGTGTTCGATCAGGAGTACGGAGATTCCGAACTCGTTGCGCAAGCCGTCCACCATCTGCTGC
This genomic interval carries:
- a CDS encoding DUF2501 domain-containing protein, whose protein sequence is MATLTLALLAPWGAAQAQLGNLLNQGGAGGANSGGSAQGALGNLGGLGSSLSAPSLTSNSLGNVTGVLQYCIKNNYLNADAASNVKDSLLSKLPGGANTTDSGYTQGTSGILTAGNGQKLDLSGSGLKEQATKQVCDKILSQAKSML
- a CDS encoding DUF4337 domain-containing protein, which produces MSEEYEVHGPHDHAVEHAAAGHGGHGEGDAFPGRMAVMTAILASIGAIFAYQSGNSENQALYYKNEAAIRKTEAANQWAYYQAKGEKQNLAELGAQLSALAPNSDAAQKRFAADADRYRQQKEPIRAKAEALEKIVEQDDALSEQVLHGHHRWAQATTLIQISIALTAITLLTRRRWLLNTSVGVAIVGVGLGALAFFGG
- a CDS encoding ABC transporter ATP-binding protein, whose amino-acid sequence is MLKLEKVHTHYGAVEALAGVSIEVNKGEIVTLIGSNGAGKTTLMMTVCGTPRASAGKVTFEGEDITRMPTHEIMRKGMAISPEGRRVFPSLTVLENLQMGGFFASQHEIDAGIEHVFKLFPRLNQRAKQRAGTMSGGEQQMLAIGRALMSKPRLLLLDEPTLGLAPLVIAQIFDIIRTIREEGVTVFLVEQNANKALHVADRGYVLETGRVVLADSADNLLANDNIKRAYLGG
- a CDS encoding helix-turn-helix transcriptional regulator, whose product is MGPTAAAHAAAIDTVAHSARVRHCAPDETSGLIDAIYDAGFDAQRWPAVCARIAQRIGAQHVNLTMLPPESTFSLAEWDGIDASFAHSYAQHYGGFDPIVPQARRWAAGTLVTDTMIHPQGSLERSAFVQEWVRPQRFYTVAFANVLREGDMAAVLGALRHEKRFYSEDELDALRDLLPHLRNALRVQRHTARTLAAYDKSADAPTDALDALAHGVLIVDADAHIVFANRAATAQLARANGLRTEHAALSAGTAAATQQLRALIARAAGRDARGRTGGAMLIARQRPDEPLQALVSPLGAHRRADYCAQAERAGTAMLIVIDPQSSRRGVETRLVALFGLTPAEARVACEVGKGLNPKDVAEALQVLPSTVRTHLHHVFAKTTTRRQAELMRLIAQLAIARGD
- a CDS encoding transposase; translated protein: MNFEELSDDEWMQVSSLVSDEPPIRLNRRGRPRAEPRVVANAVLWILTTGESWSRLPARYPSGPTCRRRFEEWHGSGTLIEVVELLSQRGRKFVYVPQPAQADTQPVAVAVEEVAEDDGQPAVFWKSPEAWQAPAALADAPLADPMESMMRQLAGVEPALPASIDAPVVSGAMTATTATKAAASATTVASATRSQADAPFAPFSPSRVSKPVATRAMPRDASHRVAHPAGGVVQVAEWRGYTMSLTVQPVRNRMFRGAVEILKDGKRIERSGLIGPPFQDRESARNFAFDWAREWLDREGVAESASGVSWPGSHLARHTASKGAAQNQNGSQNTLSNAAPHASAQSAGVTRGDPSNPAAARALPPAVPGSVRLAPLQPPVQRYSATGALHTGSEPCEASPASSGTAERRTAGTTATRYRTLSR